From a single Miscanthus floridulus cultivar M001 chromosome 8, ASM1932011v1, whole genome shotgun sequence genomic region:
- the LOC136474905 gene encoding probable transcription factor At2g01370, with amino-acid sequence MSSGRPSESAMDADAAPAASFPLRSKKRLSRTGDGNSSPNPSPRGSPARGSELKRRRRTSAESAALALATAAARSSATGVRSDAGDGAVERRRRPRVRAEGGDGAIRMLGAAAARVGGGRGAAQKHWSDDDEFTLLTAAVAFRERNGRAPRLPDMAELFESIRDSISPRIDQFMVYYKIKRLKSKFHHSAGPRDRRLRDLCSVLWGVGVVPSSEDDSDVGERRAVPDAAAMMPVVTEVLGEYWKTNERAMAGVSLEKGLSLLGKKEGRLIETKWRQQLDQEMQSQMRRHDLAKEVCGLLTDAIKGLGP; translated from the coding sequence ATGTCATCCGGACGCCCGTCCGAATCCGCCATGGACGCCGACGCAGCGCCCGCGGCGTCCTTCCCTCTCAGATCGAAGAAGCGGCTGTCCCGCACGGGCGACGGCAACTCGAGCCCAAACCCTAGCCCCCGCGGTTCCCCCGCCCGCGGTAGCGAGCTTAAGCGCAGGCGCCGCACATCTGCGGAGTCCGCCGCGCTCGCGCTCGCCACGGCCGCCGCGCGCTCGTCCGCGACCGGCGTCCGCTCCGACGCGGGCGACGGCGCCGTCGAGAGGCGCAGACGCCCGCGCGTCCGCGCTGAAGGAGGCGACGGGGCCATCCGGATGCTCGGAGCCGCGGCCGCCCGCGTCGGTGGAGGCCGCGGCGCCGCCCAGAAACACTGGAGCGACGACGACGAGTTCACGCTCCTCACCGCAGCCGTTGCCTTCCGCGAGCGCAACGGCCGAGCCCCGCGCCTCCCGGACATGGCCGAGCTGTTCGAGTCCATTAGGGACTCCATCTCCCCGCGCATCGACCAGTTCATGGTGTACTACAAGATTAAGCGCCTGAAGAGCAAGTTCCACCACTCCGCCGGCCCGCGCGACCGTCGCCTGCGGGACCTGTGCTCCGTCCTATGGGGTGTCGGCGTCGTGCCCTCTTCCGAGGACGACTCGGACGTCGGCGAGCGACGTGCTGTCCCGGATGCAGCAGCCATGATGCCGGTGGTCACCGAGGTGCTCGGCGAGTACTGGAAAACGAATGAGCGAGCCATGGCAGGGGTGTCCCTTGAGAAGGGCCTGTCACTACTGGGCAAAAAAGAGGGCAGACTTATTGAAACCAAATGGAGGCAGCAGCTTGATCAAGAGATGCAATCTCAGATGCGGCGGCATGATCTGGCTAAGGAAGTCTGCGGCTTGCTCACTGATGCCATCAAAGGCCTCGGCCCTTAG
- the LOC136478122 gene encoding soluble inorganic pyrophosphatase 6, chloroplastic-like, with translation MATAATAATRFTLLAGAGLRSRISRRPTAVRFQRQRGLTTTALLKTADLLPKAQGQPETLDYRVFLVDGGGRKVSPWHDVPLRAGDGVFHFVVEIPKESSAKMEVATDEAFTPIKQDTKKGNLRYYPYNINWNYGLLPQTWEDPTSANSDVEGAFGDNDPVDVVEIGERRANIGDVLKVKPLAALAMIDEGELDWKIVAISLDDPKASLVNDVDDVEKHFPGTLTAIRDWFRDYKIPDGKPANRFGLGNKPASKEYALKVIEETNESWEKLVKRNIPAGELSLA, from the exons ATGGCgacggcggccacggcggcgaccCGCTTCACGCTCCTAGCGGGCGCGGGCCTCCGCAGCCGCATCAGCCGCCGCCCCACCGCCGTGCGGTTCCAGCGCCAGCGGGGGCTCACCACCACCGCGCTCCTAAAGACCGCCGACCTCCTGCCCAAGGCGCAGGGCCAGCCCGAGACACTTGACTACCGCGTGTTCCTCGTCGACGGCGGGGGCCGGAAGGTGTCGCCGTGGCACGACGTCCCGCTGCGCGCCGGGGACGGGGTGTTCCACTTCGTCGTCGAGATCCCCAAGGAGAGCAGCGCCAAGATGGAGGTCGCCACCGACGAGGCCTTCACGCCCATCAAGCAGGACACCAAGAAGGGCAACCTTCGATACTACCC GTACAACATTAATTGGAACTATGGGTTACTTCCTCAAACATGGGAGGACCCGACTTCTGCAAATTCTGATGTTGAAGGAGCATTTGGGGATAATGATCCTG TTGATGTTGTTGAGATAGGTGAAAGACGTGCCAATATCGGGGATGTTCTTAAGGTTAAACCATTGGCAGCTTTAGCAATGATTGATGAGGGGGAGCTTGACTGGAAAATTGTGGCCATTTCTTTGGATGACCCGAAAGCATCTCTTGTGAATGACGTGGATGATGTTGAGAAGCATTTTCCG GGGACACTGACTGCCATCAGAGACTGGTTCAGAGACTACAAGATACCTGATGGAAAGCCTGCCAACAGATTTGGTCTCGGCAACAAGCCTGCAAGCAAG GAATATGCCCTGAAGGTCATTGAAGAGACCAACGAATCATGGGAGAAATTGGTAAAGAGGAATATTCCCGCTGGAGAGCTCTCGTTAGCCTAA